A single genomic interval of Nocardioides nitrophenolicus harbors:
- a CDS encoding aldehyde dehydrogenase family protein, which translates to MTGTTLQPDRLTLSYAVPQLVGGEELPVGPTFTAVDPSTGRGWAEVAAGTAADADLAVDAAARAFASWRHTSLDTRQALLWEVAERLSASAEWWPRLLATENGRAIREAGLIDVPTAAEIFRYFSGIVRDLHGRTLPCGPGAHVATSPRPLGVVAALVPWNSPLISVAHKLAPALAAGNTVVVKPSELASVATVEFVRLVQDLFPPGVVNVVTGLGPEVGRALVSNPRVAKISFTGGTRTGRSILGDAAAGLTPALMELGGKGSMVVCADADLDTVTEDVLTGIFAANGEVCFAASRVLAHREIHDALLDRVCERAERIVVGDALDPATQLGPLVSRTHRDQVAHRVAAAVGEGAEVRAGGGVPELPAELAGGSYFRPTVLSSADGATSASAEEFFGPVLTVEVWDGEDEVVERVNRVDYGLANGVWSSELGQGLRIADRLDSGMVWVNTWFATPLGQPQGGVKASGFGREGAAETLLEYTSTKVVHASLDRARPPMWV; encoded by the coding sequence ATGACCGGGACGACCCTGCAGCCGGACCGGCTGACCCTCTCGTACGCCGTCCCGCAGCTCGTCGGTGGCGAGGAGCTTCCCGTGGGCCCCACGTTCACGGCGGTGGACCCGAGCACCGGCCGGGGCTGGGCGGAGGTGGCGGCCGGGACCGCGGCCGACGCCGACCTGGCGGTGGATGCTGCCGCGCGAGCGTTCGCGTCGTGGCGGCACACCTCCCTCGATACCCGTCAGGCGCTGCTGTGGGAGGTGGCCGAACGGCTGTCGGCGTCGGCCGAGTGGTGGCCCAGGCTGCTGGCGACGGAGAACGGGCGCGCGATCCGCGAGGCCGGGCTGATCGACGTACCGACGGCGGCGGAGATCTTCCGCTACTTCTCGGGCATCGTCCGGGACCTCCACGGCCGCACCCTCCCCTGCGGTCCGGGCGCCCACGTCGCGACCTCGCCGCGACCGCTCGGTGTGGTGGCGGCGCTCGTACCGTGGAACTCGCCGCTGATCTCGGTGGCGCACAAGCTCGCGCCCGCACTGGCGGCGGGCAACACGGTGGTGGTCAAGCCGAGCGAGCTGGCGTCGGTCGCGACGGTCGAGTTCGTCCGGCTCGTGCAGGACCTGTTCCCGCCGGGGGTGGTCAACGTCGTCACCGGACTGGGGCCGGAGGTCGGGCGCGCGCTGGTGTCGAACCCTCGGGTCGCGAAGATCAGCTTCACCGGCGGCACAAGGACCGGCAGGAGCATCCTGGGCGATGCCGCCGCCGGCCTCACGCCGGCGCTGATGGAGCTGGGTGGCAAGGGCTCGATGGTGGTCTGCGCCGACGCGGACCTCGACACCGTGACCGAGGACGTGCTGACCGGCATCTTCGCCGCGAACGGCGAGGTCTGCTTCGCCGCGTCGAGGGTCCTTGCGCATCGCGAGATCCACGACGCCCTGCTCGACCGGGTGTGCGAGCGCGCGGAGCGGATCGTCGTCGGCGACGCGCTCGACCCGGCCACGCAGCTGGGCCCGCTCGTCAGCCGCACCCATCGCGACCAGGTCGCCCACCGGGTGGCGGCCGCCGTCGGCGAGGGGGCCGAGGTGCGCGCCGGTGGCGGCGTTCCGGAGCTTCCGGCCGAGCTGGCCGGCGGCAGCTACTTCCGCCCGACGGTGCTGTCCTCGGCGGACGGCGCGACCAGCGCCTCGGCGGAGGAGTTCTTCGGCCCCGTGCTGACGGTGGAGGTCTGGGACGGCGAGGACGAGGTGGTCGAGCGCGTGAACCGTGTCGACTACGGCCTCGCCAACGGTGTCTGGAGCAGCGAGCTCGGCCAGGGGCTGCGGATCGCCGACCGCCTCGACTCGGGGATGGTCTGGGTGAACACCTGGTTCGCCACGCCGCTCGGCCAGCCGCAGGGCGGGGTCAAGGCCAGCGGGTTCGGTCGCGAGGGCGCGGCCGAGACCCTCCTCGAATACACCTCCACGAAGGTCGTCCACGCCAGCCTCGACCGCGCCCGCCCGCCGATGTGGGT
- a CDS encoding YybH family protein, whose protein sequence is MGSHNSVTEINELFVEAMNEGDLDLALSCWDERTVFQTAPGTAPVTGLPALREALQAFIDTKPHLTVEELHRVDAGDVVLVALRWQLTGTGPDGEPVEMEAVDSNVFCREPDGTWRIRIDNPFHSAHLGL, encoded by the coding sequence ATGGGATCGCACAACAGCGTCACCGAGATCAACGAGCTGTTCGTCGAGGCGATGAACGAGGGCGACCTGGACCTCGCCCTGTCCTGCTGGGACGAGAGGACCGTCTTCCAGACGGCGCCGGGAACCGCGCCGGTCACCGGCCTGCCGGCGCTGCGCGAGGCGTTGCAGGCGTTCATCGACACCAAGCCGCACCTCACCGTCGAGGAGCTGCACCGCGTCGATGCCGGCGACGTGGTCCTCGTCGCGCTCCGGTGGCAGCTCACCGGCACCGGTCCCGACGGCGAGCCGGTCGAGATGGAGGCGGTCGACAGCAACGTCTTCTGCCGGGAGCCCGACGGCACCTGGCGGATCCGGATCGACAACCCCTTCCACTCCGCTCACCTCGGGCTCTGA
- a CDS encoding 1-acyl-sn-glycerol-3-phosphate acyltransferase, with amino-acid sequence MIQTVIEDLRRLAIEAVRHYHRLEIDLPDELPDGPVLFVANHGFGSLFDPNVLATLAALDDLDLDRPVTTLVHQIAWTVGLGPLLEQLGCRPASRSAAQEALVAGRHVLVFPGGDLDAFKAHKDKDRIVFGGRSGFARLAIEHDVPIVPVVTAGAGNTLLVLDDGQRWARRLKLDQLLRLKALPVSLTIPWGLNVGLAGFLPYLPVPVRLRTRVLPAQRAHVGEVDAPEFARRVEEAMQAALDELAVRRG; translated from the coding sequence GTGATCCAGACCGTGATCGAGGACCTCCGGCGCCTCGCGATCGAGGCCGTCCGCCACTATCACCGCCTCGAGATCGACCTTCCGGACGAGCTGCCCGACGGACCGGTCCTGTTCGTCGCCAACCACGGCTTCGGCAGCCTGTTCGACCCCAACGTCCTCGCCACCCTGGCCGCACTCGACGACCTCGACCTCGACCGACCGGTCACGACCCTGGTCCACCAGATCGCCTGGACGGTCGGCCTCGGCCCGCTGCTCGAGCAGCTCGGCTGCCGGCCCGCGAGCCGGTCCGCCGCGCAGGAGGCACTCGTCGCCGGCCGTCACGTCCTGGTCTTCCCCGGCGGCGACCTCGACGCCTTCAAGGCCCACAAGGACAAGGACCGCATCGTCTTCGGGGGACGCTCCGGCTTCGCCCGCCTGGCGATCGAGCACGACGTACCGATCGTCCCTGTCGTCACCGCCGGTGCCGGGAACACCCTCCTGGTCCTCGACGACGGCCAGCGCTGGGCGCGACGGCTCAAGCTCGACCAGCTCCTCAGGCTCAAGGCGCTGCCGGTGTCCCTGACCATCCCGTGGGGGCTGAACGTGGGCCTGGCCGGGTTCCTGCCCTACCTCCCGGTCCCCGTGCGGCTGCGCACCCGGGTACTGCCAGCACAGCGCGCGCACGTGGGCGAGGTGGACGCTCCGGAGTTCGCCCGCCGGGTGGAGGAGGCCATGCAGGCGGCGCTCGACGAGCTCGCCGTCCGGAGGGGATGA
- a CDS encoding amidohydrolase family protein — MTAPISRRSILGAAATGPVAALGARLPASAVPLLPLPRTRIDVHCHHIPDFYRASLAEHGITEAGGKKLPAWSPQRAVTFMNDFGIAAQVVSISEPGVAYLPTAAERNAMARRINDYTYETLIKGSGTLAKRFGALAVLPLGDLDDPDDLANARAEATRAIKVLGFDGVGLFSQYDGVYLGDPRLKALMATLNQLGAMVFVHPVTPVMPDLGLPAFLFEFPFDTTRAAVNLSYRGTFTAYPFVRWLLAHAGGTLPFLAYRTSLLQYATPIMQNLGLGLLDEQNLDYGRLFYDTALSPAPSAMMAVKEVAPVSHIMFATDWPFSAEVFTIPGDPAPQLPRSFDSTELPKVLRTNALAQFPRLEARLAAP, encoded by the coding sequence ATGACCGCACCGATCAGCCGCCGAAGCATCCTCGGTGCTGCCGCGACCGGCCCCGTCGCCGCCCTGGGCGCGAGACTGCCGGCGTCCGCCGTACCGCTCCTGCCGCTCCCACGGACCCGGATCGACGTGCACTGCCATCACATTCCCGACTTCTACCGAGCCTCGCTCGCCGAGCACGGCATCACCGAGGCAGGCGGCAAGAAACTGCCCGCCTGGAGTCCCCAGAGGGCCGTCACCTTCATGAACGACTTCGGGATCGCCGCCCAGGTGGTCTCGATCTCCGAGCCCGGCGTCGCCTACCTGCCGACCGCCGCGGAGCGCAACGCGATGGCCCGCCGGATCAACGACTACACCTACGAGACCCTGATCAAGGGAAGCGGAACCCTCGCGAAGCGGTTCGGCGCCCTCGCGGTGCTCCCGCTCGGCGACCTCGACGACCCCGACGACCTCGCCAACGCCCGCGCCGAGGCCACCCGCGCGATCAAGGTGCTCGGCTTCGACGGCGTGGGCCTGTTCAGCCAGTACGACGGTGTCTACCTCGGCGACCCCCGGCTCAAGGCGCTGATGGCCACCCTCAACCAGCTCGGCGCCATGGTCTTCGTACACCCCGTCACCCCGGTGATGCCCGACCTCGGCCTGCCGGCGTTCCTGTTCGAGTTCCCGTTCGACACCACCCGGGCGGCGGTGAACCTGAGCTACCGGGGGACCTTCACGGCGTACCCCTTCGTCCGGTGGCTGCTCGCCCACGCCGGCGGCACGCTGCCCTTCCTCGCGTACCGGACCTCGCTGCTGCAGTACGCCACGCCGATCATGCAGAACCTCGGCCTCGGCCTGCTCGACGAGCAGAACCTCGACTACGGCCGCCTCTTCTACGACACCGCCCTGTCGCCTGCCCCGTCGGCCATGATGGCGGTCAAGGAGGTCGCGCCGGTGTCGCACATCATGTTCGCCACTGACTGGCCCTTCTCGGCGGAGGTCTTCACCATCCCCGGCGACCCCGCACCCCAGCTGCCGCGCTCGTTCGACAGCACCGAGCTGCCCAAGGTGCTGCGGACCAACGCCCTGGCCCAGTTCCCCAGGCTCGAGGCGAGGCTGGCCGCACCGTGA
- a CDS encoding amidohydrolase family protein encodes MGSSPARIDVHHHVVPPAYADLLKDKGIRPGGVDVPSWTAERALRLMDRNGIATSILSLSTPGAWFGDDRQARRTAREVNDYAAGVVADHPHRFGFFATLTLPDLAGALAEAEYALDSLGADGIVLLSNVAGCYPYEKDLEPLLAYLHARRAVVFLHPGELPAEPAPGIPSFTADFLLDTVRAATGLVLSGALEKYDGIRWILSHAGGFLPYIAHRVLLTMIRDEPRLAQAKAMVARKRERERRLDVLRRFYFDVALSSTPHALPSLLSFADPTHVLYGSDYPFAPAPAVRFMRQEYEDIALKRRQRAAIDRTNALGLFPRIAGRTTP; translated from the coding sequence ATGGGCAGCAGCCCGGCCCGGATCGACGTGCACCACCACGTCGTACCGCCGGCCTATGCGGACCTCCTGAAGGACAAGGGCATCAGGCCCGGTGGCGTCGACGTGCCGTCGTGGACGGCCGAGCGGGCGCTCCGCCTCATGGACCGCAACGGCATCGCGACCAGCATCCTCTCGCTGTCCACGCCGGGCGCGTGGTTCGGCGACGACCGCCAAGCCCGCCGCACCGCCCGCGAGGTCAACGACTACGCCGCCGGCGTCGTCGCCGACCACCCGCACCGGTTCGGGTTCTTCGCCACGCTGACGCTGCCCGACCTGGCCGGCGCGCTCGCCGAAGCCGAGTACGCCCTCGACTCCCTGGGCGCCGACGGCATCGTGCTGCTGAGCAACGTGGCGGGCTGCTACCCCTACGAGAAGGACCTCGAACCGCTCCTGGCCTACCTGCACGCGCGGCGCGCCGTGGTCTTCCTCCACCCCGGCGAGCTGCCCGCCGAACCCGCGCCCGGCATCCCGTCGTTCACCGCGGACTTCCTGCTCGACACCGTCCGTGCGGCCACCGGCCTGGTGCTGTCCGGGGCGCTGGAGAAGTACGACGGCATCCGCTGGATCCTCTCCCACGCGGGCGGCTTCCTGCCCTACATCGCCCACCGGGTCCTGCTCACGATGATCCGCGACGAGCCCAGGCTGGCCCAGGCCAAGGCGATGGTCGCGCGCAAGCGGGAACGCGAGCGCCGGCTCGACGTGCTGCGCCGCTTCTACTTCGACGTCGCGCTGTCCTCGACCCCGCACGCCCTGCCCAGCCTGCTCTCCTTCGCCGACCCGACCCACGTCCTGTACGGCAGCGACTACCCGTTCGCACCCGCGCCCGCCGTGCGCTTCATGCGCCAGGAGTACGAGGACATCGCGCTCAAGCGACGCCAGCGCGCAGCCATCGACCGGACCAACGCGCTCGGCCTGTTCCCACGCATCGCTGGAAGGACCACACCATGA
- the mhpA gene encoding bifunctional 3-(3-hydroxy-phenyl)propionate/3-hydroxycinnamic acid hydroxylase MhpA, with product MSSSEYDVVVVGLGPTGLTMATLLGRRGLSVLVLEREPEFYGMARAVYTDDEALRVFQTAGVADEIHADMNVDSAVQWVKADGTLLVQFRESQRPLSWPVTNFLYQPYLENRLEEQLARYPRVEVRRGREVVSFDQDGDGVTVVHAGSTGSGYGRREAVLDETTESVRASFLIGADGGRSVVRTSLGVDMTGKSYPERWLVIDLEAKDGVDAFRHLPYFDFVCDPDLPTVSCPQPGGHHRFEFALKDEDDKDEFESDETVRRLMARYVDPEEVVVIRQLVYTFNAVVADRWREGRVLLAGDAAHMTPQFIGQGMNAGVRDSDNLSWKLEAILKHGADLAILDSYESERRPHAKAMIDLSVLNKSLVSVKNPAKARARDAALRTALRTPGVGGWLRRAGMKPKPRYQKGAYLGLPRGLRGIEGTLSPQPLVRRYDGRPVRLDDAIGIGWSVIGVGVDPREALGADLDTWARVEPTYATIYDFGTRPQGSVGDGRRRAGLVDLEDTSGAFARWLRRHGVREGAVVVLRPDKFVFGTARGDTRSLTRALVDQLGLA from the coding sequence ATGAGCAGCAGCGAGTACGACGTCGTCGTGGTCGGGCTCGGACCGACCGGCCTGACCATGGCCACCCTGCTGGGCCGTCGTGGCCTGAGCGTCCTTGTCCTCGAGCGCGAGCCCGAGTTCTACGGCATGGCGCGCGCGGTCTACACCGACGACGAGGCGCTGCGGGTCTTCCAGACCGCCGGCGTGGCCGACGAGATCCACGCCGACATGAACGTCGACAGCGCCGTGCAGTGGGTCAAGGCCGACGGAACGTTGCTGGTGCAGTTCCGCGAGTCCCAGCGGCCCCTGTCGTGGCCGGTCACCAACTTCCTCTACCAGCCCTACCTCGAGAACCGGCTCGAGGAGCAGCTCGCCCGCTACCCGCGGGTCGAGGTACGACGCGGCCGCGAGGTCGTCTCCTTCGACCAGGACGGCGACGGGGTCACCGTCGTGCACGCCGGGTCGACGGGGTCGGGCTACGGCAGGCGCGAGGCCGTCCTCGACGAGACGACCGAGTCCGTGCGGGCGTCCTTCCTGATCGGCGCCGACGGCGGCCGCAGTGTCGTCCGCACCTCGCTCGGCGTCGACATGACAGGCAAGAGCTATCCCGAGCGGTGGCTGGTCATCGACCTCGAGGCCAAGGACGGCGTCGACGCCTTCCGCCACCTGCCGTACTTCGACTTCGTCTGCGACCCCGACCTGCCGACCGTCAGCTGTCCGCAGCCCGGAGGTCACCACCGCTTCGAGTTCGCGCTGAAGGACGAGGACGACAAGGACGAGTTCGAGTCGGACGAGACCGTGCGCCGACTGATGGCGCGCTACGTCGACCCCGAGGAGGTCGTCGTGATCCGTCAGCTCGTCTACACCTTCAACGCCGTGGTCGCGGACCGGTGGCGCGAGGGCCGCGTGCTGCTCGCGGGCGACGCCGCGCACATGACCCCGCAGTTCATCGGCCAGGGCATGAACGCCGGCGTCCGCGACTCCGACAACCTCTCCTGGAAGCTGGAGGCGATCCTCAAGCACGGCGCCGACCTGGCGATCCTCGACTCCTACGAGTCCGAACGCCGGCCGCACGCCAAGGCGATGATCGACCTGTCGGTGCTCAACAAGTCGCTGGTGTCGGTGAAGAACCCGGCCAAGGCCCGCGCGCGTGATGCCGCGCTGAGGACCGCCCTGCGCACGCCGGGCGTGGGCGGCTGGCTGCGCCGCGCCGGGATGAAGCCCAAGCCCCGCTACCAGAAGGGCGCCTACCTCGGCCTGCCGCGCGGCCTGCGCGGCATCGAGGGCACCCTGTCGCCCCAGCCGCTGGTCCGTCGGTACGACGGCCGCCCGGTCCGGCTCGACGACGCGATCGGCATCGGCTGGTCCGTGATCGGCGTCGGCGTCGACCCGCGCGAGGCTCTCGGCGCGGACCTCGACACGTGGGCCCGGGTCGAGCCGACGTACGCCACGATCTACGACTTCGGCACCCGCCCGCAGGGATCGGTCGGCGACGGTCGGCGGCGCGCGGGCCTCGTGGACCTCGAGGACACCTCGGGCGCCTTCGCGCGCTGGCTGCGTCGCCACGGTGTGCGGGAGGGGGCGGTCGTGGTGCTGCGGCCGGACAAGTTCGTGTTCGGGACCGCGCGGGGCGACACGAGATCCCTCACGCGGGCGCTGGTCGACCAGCTGGGTCTGGCCTGA
- a CDS encoding VOC family protein, which produces MSVAFLRPTTGPSVFGAVHLGYLVVESRRMTEWHRFGADAIGLHVDELDGDTLRFRLDDHACRFLVRRGLAEDLMAIGWQVDGHETFDRILARVTERGVPIEEGTAEEAARRGVERLWRFAGPKGIVQEVFTTPLTTAEPLRMISSGFVTGGSGMGHVAITSRDPLGIHRYYATLFDSRLSDYIDENISGLTLKIRFLRVNERHHSIAVANLQGLRVDPIRTRAQHVNIEAASLEDMLGAYERVRALGFTMAWSVGQHTNDRELSFYCVTPSGFELEVGWNPIVFTPELEDAWRVATHQGISSWGHQPVDSGLLDRLGQIRSAARNARRPEIAVPGLSTPAGAAS; this is translated from the coding sequence GTGAGCGTCGCGTTCCTCCGGCCGACCACGGGCCCGTCCGTCTTCGGCGCCGTCCACCTCGGCTACCTCGTCGTGGAGTCGCGGCGGATGACCGAGTGGCACCGCTTCGGCGCCGACGCGATCGGCCTGCACGTCGACGAGCTCGACGGCGACACGCTCCGGTTCCGGCTCGACGACCACGCGTGCCGGTTCCTCGTGCGGCGCGGCCTCGCCGAGGACCTGATGGCGATCGGCTGGCAGGTCGACGGCCACGAGACCTTCGACCGGATCCTCGCCCGGGTCACCGAGCGCGGCGTACCGATCGAGGAGGGCACCGCCGAGGAGGCCGCACGGCGCGGCGTCGAGCGGCTGTGGCGCTTCGCCGGGCCGAAGGGCATCGTGCAGGAGGTCTTCACGACGCCGCTCACGACGGCCGAGCCGCTGCGGATGATCAGCTCCGGCTTCGTGACGGGTGGGTCGGGCATGGGCCACGTCGCGATCACCTCCCGCGACCCGCTCGGCATCCACCGCTACTACGCCACGCTCTTCGACTCCCGGCTCTCGGACTACATCGACGAGAACATCAGCGGCCTGACGCTGAAGATCCGCTTCCTGCGGGTCAACGAGCGACACCACTCGATTGCCGTCGCCAACCTCCAGGGCCTCAGGGTCGACCCGATCCGCACCCGCGCCCAGCACGTCAACATCGAGGCGGCCTCACTCGAGGACATGCTCGGTGCCTACGAGCGGGTCCGGGCCCTGGGCTTCACGATGGCCTGGTCGGTCGGCCAGCACACCAACGACCGCGAGCTGTCCTTCTACTGCGTGACCCCCTCCGGCTTCGAGCTCGAGGTCGGCTGGAACCCGATCGTGTTCACCCCCGAGCTCGAGGACGCCTGGCGGGTCGCCACCCACCAGGGCATCAGCAGCTGGGGCCACCAGCCGGTCGACTCCGGCCTCCTCGACAGGCTCGGCCAGATCCGCAGTGCCGCCCGCAACGCGCGCCGTCCCGAGATCGCCGTACCCGGCCTCAGTACCCCCGCAGGAGCGGCATCATGA